A stretch of DNA from Thermanaerosceptrum fracticalcis:
CCAGCGGGCTGACGAAAATGCCAAGGCTGACATGCTGGCTAAAAAGATTGCCGATATGCAAAACATTAACTCCGCTACTGTCGTTATTTCCGGGAACCAGGCCTGGGTTGGTGTAGATTTACATGCCAATGTCAAAGGACAGCTAAGTAATCAAATGAAAAATGACATAACGAATGTGGTGAAAAATGAAGTACCAAATATCCAGACCGTTTACGTTACCGCCGATGCCGACACTGTTACCCGCCTGAGAGACATTGCCCGGGATATAGCTGCCGGCAGGCCTGTGTCCGGTTTTATTAATGAATTGACGGAAATTGGCCGGAGGATTACGCCATCCGCTAAATAACAATGAAAAGACATGAAAAAGCTCCCACTCCTGTGACTTGGGGGCTTTTCGTTTTCTAAAGACAGTGATTAAGGGTGATAAAGAACGAGAAACAGACGTTCAAGGTGCTAGATTGGTATAGCAGGTTTTAGTTACATTGTTTATATCTTCCGGACAAAATTTAATCGTTGAATTATACAAGAAAAGTATTATGCTAATAATTGTGGCTTTAAGGAGAAGTGTACAAGACGAATTTAAAGCTTAAATCCAGGGGAGGAAAGGTGGGGCACCGGTATGTTAGACTTAAGTCTGGCCGAATTAATCACAGTTGTAGTATTGCCCTTGGCAACTTACATCTATTTGGTCAGAAATAAATATTCCTCGGCAGGGAACAAGCACCATATCAGATTTATCTAAGAGAGTCCAAACTTATCGAAAAATAACTATGTCAGAGATCAAGCCAGCCAACGCTGTACAAACTGTACGAATCGTTATATAATGCAGTAAATAGCGAATACGCGCTGAATTCCCACGGGAAACGGGGGACCCACAGTTTTGGGGTGAATCCTACTACGGTAGGTAGGGCTAAACTCTTTCGGCCCGAATCCGTCAGCTAACCTCGTAAGCGTTGGAGGAGATAAAAGTAGTGAGAAGTGTGCCTTTAGGTACGCTTATCTTTGCTTGAATCAATCCTCCAGGCTTTTCATAAAGCCTGGTTTTTCTTTTCATTGAAACAAGGAGATGACAAGTGTGAACAGGGACTTATTGGTCAAGACGTTAAAGCTGCATGTGGAAACAGCCCATTCTCTTAAGGAACTTTCCCGTCATAATATTAATTTTCAAATTTGGCAGGAGAAAACCAGGGAAACCCTGGAAAGGGCCTTTGGCCCCCAGGGGGAGATGGTAAAAAGATTTAACTCCATTAAATATCACCTACCGCCAAAACTCCACGATGATGAAAGCCATGACTTAGCGGAGATTCGCCAGGCCTACTTGTCAGGTCTGGACAAGGCTATTACCATCCTAATGGATAGTATAAAAGTGTTGAGTGACGGTGTTGATGTTCAGTTACATCCCAACTGTTCCCTCCATTGTGACACTAATGGGGAGCTGGATTTGAAGCTTCATCTTTCTTTCCAGGATATTGTCAACTATGTGGATCAGACTAATCTCCCAAAGATTGAACAAAAGGAGATTAAAGAGGAATTACAACAAATATACGACCTTTTAAGCAAGAAGAAACTGGATCAAGACAAGGTGAAACTGCATAAAAGTAAACTTGTCGGCATTCTCAACAGTATGGTGGGTAAAACCGGTGGTATCTTTCTTCTCTATCAGCTTCTTGAAATTTTAGAAACCCTTATTGTTATGTAGGTAAGTATTATGGAAAACATTATTCTAAATAATTACTCTCAAGAAAAGAAACCACAACGAAAAGGGGAATTTCTGACGCCATCGCGTATTTTGGTCCTGGGCTTTGCGTTACTTATTCTCATAGGGGCTCTGCTTTTAACCTTGCCCGTAGCAACGTTGAACGGGCAGGGTTTAAACTTTCTTGACGCTCTCTTTACAGCTACTTCCGCTGTATGTGTAACAGGCCTGGTGGTGGTTGATACAGGAACATATTTCACTACCTTTGGTCAGGTCGTGATACTTCTTTTAATCCAGGTGGGGGGCTTAGGTTTTATGACCTTCGCCACCCTCTTCGCGATTATTTTGGGACGCAAGATTACCCTAAAAGAGCGCCTTCTCCTGCAGGAAGCCTTAAACCAGGTTTCCCTGGAAGGAATAGTTCGCCTGGCTAAATATGTTATCCAGATTTCCTTTGTTATTGAGGTTTTAGGCGCCCTGATTTTGACCATGCGCTGGTCTACAGACCTGGGCTGGGGGAAGGCTTTGTACTTTGGCGTATTTCATGCTATTTCCGCCTTTAATAACGCGGGATTTGACCTCTTTGGCAATTTTTCCAGCCTGACCCGTTACCAGGGCGATATTACCACTAATCTTACCATTATGTTCTTGATTATCACGGGTGGGATCGGCTTTGCTGTTCTTTCGGATGCTTATGTGAACAGGGGACGTAAATTTACCCTGCATTCCCGGGCTGTGCTCAAAGTATCGGGAGTTTTGATTCTTTTAGGTGCTTTGTTCATCTTTGCTTTGGAGTACACCAATCCTAAAACCCTGGGAAGCCTGGATCCGGTTGCTAAAGTACTTGCTTCTTTCTTCCAGTCGGTAACGCCCAGGACTGCCGGCTTTAATACCGTGAACCTTCCCGATTTACGGGATACCACCGTATTAGTTATTATCGTGCTGATGTTCATTGGGGCTTCACCCGGCTCAACGGGTGGCGGCATTAAAACTACTACTCTACTGGCCATCATCCTCTCGGTATCCAGTACTTTCAAAGGATACTGTCACGTTACCCTGGAAGAGCGCACTCTGCCCAAGGATATTATCCAAAAGGCGGTAGCCATGACTTTCACGGCTATGTTATTAGTCTTGACTGTTACCGGGTTACTTACCATTACGGAAGAAGCTGATGTCCTAACCCTCCTCTTTGAAGTCACCTCCGCCTTTGGTACAGTTGGGCTTTCCCTGGGTATTACTCCTAATTTGTCTTCTTTGGGCAGGTTAGCCATTATCTTTACGATGTTCTGCGGACGGGTAGGACCTTTGACCCTGGCCTTTGCTTTGGCTCAGAAAAGAGCCTTGGTCATGAACCAGATTAAATATCCAGAAGAAAGAATCATTATAGGTTAGGAGGATATATTATGCGTAAACAGTTTGCCGTTATTGGTCTAGGCCGTTTTGGCACCAGTGTGGCCAAAACGCTAAGTGCTCTGGGCCACGATGTGCTGGCCATCGATAGCTCCGAAAGTGCTGTGCAGGCGGTAGTTCATGACGTAACCCACGCTGTACAGGCAGATGCCCGGGACGAGGAAACCCTGAAAGCTCTGGGAATTCGTAATTTTGATGTAGCCGTGGTGGCCATTGGTCATGAACTGGAGGCCAATATTTTGATCACCGTGATGCTGAAAGAGATGGGTGTAAAATATGTGGTGGCTAAAGCCCAAACTGCTTTACACGGTAAAGTCCTGGAAAGAATAGGTGCTGATAAAATTATTTATCCCGAGAAAGATATGGGCATCCGCCTGGCTCACAATCTGGTCACCTCTAATGTTATGGACTTTATCGAACTTTCACCGGGATACAGTATTGTAGAAATCATTGCCCCCTTCGC
This window harbors:
- a CDS encoding TrkH family potassium uptake protein is translated as MENIILNNYSQEKKPQRKGEFLTPSRILVLGFALLILIGALLLTLPVATLNGQGLNFLDALFTATSAVCVTGLVVVDTGTYFTTFGQVVILLLIQVGGLGFMTFATLFAIILGRKITLKERLLLQEALNQVSLEGIVRLAKYVIQISFVIEVLGALILTMRWSTDLGWGKALYFGVFHAISAFNNAGFDLFGNFSSLTRYQGDITTNLTIMFLIITGGIGFAVLSDAYVNRGRKFTLHSRAVLKVSGVLILLGALFIFALEYTNPKTLGSLDPVAKVLASFFQSVTPRTAGFNTVNLPDLRDTTVLVIIVLMFIGASPGSTGGGIKTTTLLAIILSVSSTFKGYCHVTLEERTLPKDIIQKAVAMTFTAMLLVLTVTGLLTITEEADVLTLLFEVTSAFGTVGLSLGITPNLSSLGRLAIIFTMFCGRVGPLTLAFALAQKRALVMNQIKYPEERIIIG
- a CDS encoding YhcN/YlaJ family sporulation lipoprotein translates to MQLINRKWAVLFLVFTLLFTIITASACAPQRRPAPTPPAPAPAPAPAPQTPPQRADENAKADMLAKKIADMQNINSATVVISGNQAWVGVDLHANVKGQLSNQMKNDITNVVKNEVPNIQTVYVTADADTVTRLRDIARDIAAGRPVSGFINELTEIGRRITPSAK
- a CDS encoding potassium channel family protein, translated to MRKQFAVIGLGRFGTSVAKTLSALGHDVLAIDSSESAVQAVVHDVTHAVQADARDEETLKALGIRNFDVAVVAIGHELEANILITVMLKEMGVKYVVAKAQTALHGKVLERIGADKIIYPEKDMGIRLAHNLVTSNVMDFIELSPGYSIVEIIAPFAYTNKTLGELNLRARFGISVMAIKKKDNIIVGPGADALIEEDDTLVLLSKNDALAKLPE